One genomic window of uncultured delta proteobacterium includes the following:
- a CDS encoding conserved hypothetical protein (Evidence 4 : Homologs of previously reported genes of unknown function) → MTTKEPQYTIAGVDVADVRNRNEIRIVEKMQYALDKLGNPEMTPQAVRDAYALALNLLPARYKQSGTIVLREPIRESHLEEATVRALKQVLNSPKK, encoded by the coding sequence ATGACGACGAAAGAGCCCCAATACACCATAGCGGGTGTTGATGTTGCCGACGTCCGGAACCGGAATGAAATCCGCATCGTGGAAAAAATGCAGTACGCTCTCGACAAGCTGGGCAACCCGGAAATGACGCCCCAGGCGGTGCGGGACGCCTACGCCCTGGCCCTCAACCTCCTGCCGGCGCGCTACAAGCAGAGCGGCACCATCGTGTTGCGCGAACCCATCCGGGAAAGCCACCTGGAGGAAGCCACCGTGCGCGCGCTCAAGCAGGTTTTGAACTCGCCCAAAAAATAG
- the htpX gene encoding Protease HtpX homolog, protein MTSKFKTFLLLALLSGLILFMGQLFGGRSGLMIALVIALVMNVGSYWFSDKIVLAAYKAREVAPEESPMLHKIVEELAREAGVPKPRICVIPEEAPNAFATGRDPQHAVVAVTQGLMRLLSPQELRGVLAHEMGHVVNRDILIQSVASVLATVVMYLANMLQFAAIFGGGRRDEEGGGGGAFGVVAGLLMAVLAPIAASLIQFAISRSREYLADATGARLSHSPESLASALAKLDGYSRQIPMQSATPQTANMFIVSPFAGLRGGVTNLFTTHPPIQDRIARLQQMARTGSYNA, encoded by the coding sequence ATGACCAGCAAATTCAAGACATTCCTTCTTCTGGCCCTGTTGTCCGGGCTTATCCTGTTCATGGGCCAGCTGTTCGGCGGGCGCTCGGGGTTGATGATCGCGCTGGTGATCGCTCTTGTCATGAACGTGGGCAGTTACTGGTTTTCCGACAAGATCGTGCTGGCCGCGTACAAGGCCAGGGAAGTGGCGCCGGAAGAATCGCCCATGCTGCACAAAATCGTGGAAGAGCTGGCCCGCGAGGCCGGGGTGCCCAAACCCAGAATCTGCGTCATCCCGGAAGAGGCGCCCAACGCCTTTGCCACGGGCCGCGATCCCCAGCACGCGGTGGTGGCTGTGACCCAGGGCCTCATGCGCCTGCTTTCCCCGCAGGAGCTGCGCGGCGTGCTGGCCCATGAAATGGGCCACGTGGTCAACCGCGATATTTTGATCCAGTCCGTTGCCAGCGTGCTGGCCACGGTGGTGATGTACCTTGCCAACATGTTGCAGTTCGCGGCCATTTTCGGCGGCGGCCGCCGCGACGAAGAAGGCGGGGGCGGCGGGGCCTTCGGCGTGGTGGCGGGGCTGCTCATGGCGGTGCTCGCGCCCATTGCGGCCTCGCTCATCCAGTTCGCCATTTCCCGCTCGCGGGAATACCTGGCAGACGCCACGGGCGCGCGGCTTTCGCATTCTCCGGAATCGCTGGCCTCGGCCCTTGCCAAGCTGGACGGGTACAGCAGGCAGATACCCATGCAGTCCGCCACGCCCCAGACGGCCAACATGTTCATCGTAAGCCCCTTTGCCGGGCTGCGCGGCGGCGTGACGAACCTTTTCACCACGCACCCGCCCATTCAGGACCGCATCGCGCGGCTCCAGCAGATGGCCCGGACCGGCTCCTACAATGCCTGA
- a CDS encoding Regulatory protein, FmdB family, with product MPIYEYRCDACKTVFEEWHRHADDITEVPCPECRTAAHRLISNTSFVLKGGGWYVTEYGNRKTDSASGATAASTGTAESAPAPETKTETAPPAAPAAKTETAAAAAS from the coding sequence ATGCCTATTTACGAATACCGCTGCGACGCGTGCAAGACTGTTTTCGAGGAATGGCACCGCCATGCCGACGACATAACGGAAGTGCCCTGCCCCGAATGCCGTACGGCGGCCCACCGCCTTATCTCCAACACCTCCTTTGTGCTCAAGGGCGGCGGCTGGTACGTCACGGAATACGGGAACCGCAAGACGGATTCCGCCTCCGGCGCCACGGCCGCTTCCACGGGAACGGCCGAGAGCGCGCCCGCGCCTGAAACGAAAACGGAAACCGCGCCGCCCGCCGCGCCCGCCGCGAAAACGGAAACGGCCGCCGCCGCGGCATCCTGA
- a CDS encoding conserved hypothetical protein (Evidence 4 : Homologs of previously reported genes of unknown function): MPDAQGAARREAVLDGILRATAALSGDVPGIAVAYSGGLDSRFLIHMARRAGLDVTALHIRGPHIPAREHGYAVQWAADRGVPLTVIERDPLGLPELKNNPKDRCYHCKRIIFTALREAAGGLPLCDGTNASDMDEYRPGLRALRELGVRSPLAEAGIGKRDIRAIAAATGMEDPDQAAQPCLLTRFGYGAELTPGRLAAVDAAEEAVRRVFAARGLDNEPFRVRYEDARTAALHVTRGDLPPEVLAALADALAGAGFSGAPVRVMDSLSGYFDRV, encoded by the coding sequence ATGCCTGACGCACAGGGCGCGGCGCGGCGCGAGGCCGTTCTGGACGGCATTTTGCGCGCAACGGCGGCGCTGTCCGGCGATGTTCCGGGCATCGCCGTGGCCTATTCCGGCGGGCTGGACAGCCGATTCCTCATCCACATGGCCCGGCGGGCCGGGCTGGACGTGACGGCCCTGCATATTCGCGGCCCGCACATCCCGGCCCGCGAGCACGGGTATGCCGTGCAATGGGCGGCTGATCGCGGCGTGCCGCTGACCGTCATCGAGCGTGATCCTCTGGGACTGCCGGAGCTGAAAAATAACCCCAAAGACCGCTGTTACCACTGCAAAAGAATCATTTTTACCGCGCTGCGCGAGGCGGCGGGGGGGCTCCCCCTGTGCGACGGCACCAACGCGTCCGATATGGATGAATACCGCCCCGGGCTGCGGGCATTGCGGGAGTTGGGCGTCCGTTCGCCCCTGGCCGAGGCCGGGATCGGGAAAAGGGATATCCGGGCGATCGCAGCCGCGACCGGCATGGAAGATCCGGATCAGGCCGCCCAGCCGTGTTTGCTGACCCGCTTCGGCTACGGCGCGGAGCTTACGCCCGGGCGGCTCGCGGCAGTGGACGCGGCGGAGGAGGCCGTGCGGCGGGTTTTTGCCGCGCGGGGGCTGGATAACGAGCCGTTTCGCGTGCGGTATGAGGATGCGCGCACGGCGGCGCTGCACGTCACGCGGGGCGATCTGCCGCCGGAGGTTCTGGCGGCGCTTGCGGACGCCCTTGCGGGGGCCGGGTTTTCCGGCGCGCCCGTGCGGGTCATGGATTCGCTGAGCGGCTACTTTGACAGGGTTTGA
- a CDS encoding Major facilitator family transporter, which produces MQRRYWIEALTFFSYAFFAFSWVSGSFMMPDIMTSFAIEKISDVTWATNAVSIAKIIGNFLAASILMFFGMKKAFLGASLLIAAGFFGALAENYAVFVLSRLVMGLGGAILFVYFNPIVVRYFTPSERPVINGINSAPFAFGAFLAVMFTPSLLAAFGAWQTVLLALSACSLALLVAALFILEDFSLTPGTPGSTATDKAYTMAEGLRDPINWILPFSYSGMLFLYLAVFSLFPLAPGFAVSVSSLATVYIASGLAGSIGGAMAVKRFSRRLPVIRYSGLFVALCAGVMLYTDSPALAYAMACVSGFLMFFPVPAMYTLVQELPGMSTGRITLIFSMFWSFSYVISGILMYMAGIIADATGSVTVAVFFAAACPVTFFIGTFVLPETGCPPEA; this is translated from the coding sequence ATGCAGAGACGTTACTGGATAGAGGCGCTGACCTTTTTCTCTTACGCTTTCTTCGCCTTTTCCTGGGTCTCCGGCTCCTTCATGATGCCGGATATCATGACCTCTTTCGCGATAGAAAAAATTTCCGACGTCACCTGGGCGACCAACGCGGTCAGCATCGCCAAAATTATCGGCAATTTTCTGGCCGCGTCCATCCTCATGTTTTTCGGCATGAAAAAGGCCTTTCTAGGGGCCTCGCTGCTGATCGCGGCGGGATTTTTCGGCGCGCTCGCGGAAAACTATGCCGTGTTCGTCCTTTCCCGGCTGGTCATGGGGCTCGGCGGGGCCATCCTTTTCGTGTATTTCAACCCCATTGTCGTGCGGTACTTCACGCCGTCGGAACGGCCCGTCATCAACGGCATAAACTCGGCGCCTTTCGCTTTCGGCGCGTTTCTCGCCGTCATGTTCACACCCTCCCTGCTCGCGGCTTTCGGCGCGTGGCAAACCGTGCTTCTCGCCCTTTCCGCATGCAGCCTCGCCCTGCTGGTGGCCGCGCTGTTCATCCTGGAGGATTTTTCGCTAACGCCGGGCACGCCGGGGAGCACGGCAACGGACAAAGCCTATACTATGGCCGAGGGGTTGCGCGACCCGATCAACTGGATACTGCCGTTTTCCTATTCCGGCATGCTGTTTCTGTATCTGGCGGTTTTTTCGCTTTTCCCGCTGGCGCCGGGGTTCGCGGTGTCCGTGAGCAGCCTTGCGACCGTCTATATCGCCTCGGGCCTCGCGGGTTCCATCGGCGGGGCCATGGCCGTGAAGCGCTTTTCCCGCCGGCTGCCCGTCATCCGGTATTCGGGGCTGTTCGTCGCGCTATGCGCCGGGGTTATGCTGTATACGGACAGCCCGGCTCTGGCCTATGCCATGGCCTGCGTTTCCGGTTTTCTCATGTTTTTTCCCGTGCCCGCCATGTACACCCTGGTCCAGGAGCTGCCCGGCATGAGCACCGGGCGGATAACCTTGATATTCAGCATGTTCTGGTCTTTTTCCTATGTCATTTCAGGGATACTCATGTACATGGCGGGCATTATCGCCGATGCCACGGGCAGCGTGACCGTGGCCGTGTTTTTTGCGGCGGCCTGCCCGGTCACGTTTTTCATCGGCACGTTTGTGCTGCCGGAAACCGGCTGCCCGCCTGAAGCATAA
- a CDS encoding conserved hypothetical protein (Evidence 4 : Homologs of previously reported genes of unknown function), which yields MQRFYQGQLDFFCAAYAVVNALTALYGINLSQARVLLATALADVSRHPELWRATLYNDTDFHWLSDYMLLACGKAASYPVRVFRPFAETREIPESAADLATAKPYRDPYAMTPDSDVIWSALEEWLPATHTQPRAGSARRAVILRFHRYIRYVPNPIVSHWSVTDCHHAGVFQLRDASKEENALYSLDREVTVFAPELVSEKHPVRIEPESLYFLERR from the coding sequence ATGCAGCGCTTTTACCAGGGGCAGCTTGATTTTTTTTGCGCCGCGTACGCGGTGGTCAACGCCCTGACGGCCCTTTACGGCATAAATCTTTCCCAGGCTCGGGTGCTGCTCGCGACCGCGCTTGCCGATGTTTCCCGCCACCCGGAACTGTGGCGGGCGACCCTCTACAACGATACCGATTTTCACTGGCTCAGCGACTATATGCTTCTGGCCTGCGGCAAGGCGGCCTCGTACCCGGTCCGGGTGTTCCGCCCCTTCGCGGAAACAAGGGAGATCCCGGAATCCGCGGCGGATCTCGCCACGGCCAAACCGTACCGCGACCCGTATGCCATGACGCCGGACAGCGACGTAATCTGGTCCGCCCTTGAGGAGTGGCTCCCCGCGACCCACACGCAACCCCGGGCCGGATCCGCCAGACGGGCCGTCATTTTGCGGTTTCACCGGTATATCCGGTACGTTCCCAACCCCATCGTCTCGCATTGGAGCGTGACGGACTGCCACCACGCGGGCGTGTTCCAGCTCCGCGACGCCAGCAAGGAAGAAAACGCCCTGTACAGCCTTGACCGGGAGGTGACGGTCTTCGCGCCGGAACTGGTTTCCGAAAAGCACCCCGTGCGGATAGAGCCGGAATCTCTCTACTTTTTAGAACGGCGGTAG
- a CDS encoding conserved membrane hypothetical protein (Evidence 4 : Homologs of previously reported genes of unknown function), whose translation MKRFSTPMAGILWLGMHANICVICAVLLGSLFMQVVMGEYPCPLCMTQRIAMILCALGQAYILSRLFIDNNLQCKDFSLGHGMTIYAALAGAAMSIRQILLHIVPPDPGYGTPVFGLHIYTWSFLIFCAEILAVGINLALGPREEFRVHPNALKLTRGVFLLLAIIIAAVAVVTFVEEGLHLVLPDNPTSNRLFEDLGLRPPAPSPDL comes from the coding sequence ATGAAACGGTTCAGCACCCCCATGGCGGGGATTCTCTGGCTCGGCATGCACGCCAATATCTGCGTCATTTGCGCCGTTCTGCTGGGCAGTCTTTTCATGCAGGTCGTGATGGGCGAATACCCCTGCCCCCTGTGCATGACCCAGCGGATAGCCATGATACTCTGCGCGCTGGGGCAGGCGTATATCCTTTCCCGTCTTTTTATCGACAACAATCTCCAATGCAAGGATTTCAGCCTCGGGCACGGCATGACCATCTACGCCGCGCTCGCCGGGGCGGCCATGTCGATCCGCCAGATACTGTTGCACATCGTGCCGCCGGACCCGGGCTACGGCACCCCGGTCTTCGGCCTGCACATCTACACCTGGAGTTTTTTGATTTTCTGCGCCGAGATTCTCGCCGTGGGCATTAATCTGGCTTTGGGACCAAGGGAGGAATTCAGGGTGCACCCGAACGCGCTCAAGCTGACGCGAGGCGTCTTCCTGCTTCTCGCGATCATCATCGCGGCGGTTGCCGTGGTCACGTTCGTCGAGGAGGGGCTCCACCTCGTCCTGCCGGACAACCCCACCAGCAACCGGCTGTTCGAAGACCTGGGCCTGCGCCCCCCGGCGCCCTCCCCTGACCTCTAA
- a CDS encoding Histidinol phosphate phosphatase HisJ family protein: MSFSPTLAPILVDQHTHTAHSHGKDTVAAMAASAFAKGLKVMGFSEHSPRPEEYAYPSDYQAKLVAGFPAYVAEVLAEKERYAGRMEILLGLEMDYMPAENAFAEQSVAAYPYEYVIGSVHFQGLWGFDFAAADWETLSGQTRADMFTRYYQDQKRMAETGLFQIAGHCDLIKLFSKPAFDAWIQTRDAQNTVRETLAVMKANGMAMEVSSAGIRKGLGEPYPGPVIMRLARELDLPVAFGSDAHSVGDVAFGLDDLAAYAHGFGYTQSAFFRNKVMQILTFA, from the coding sequence ATGTCTTTTTCCCCCACCCTTGCTCCCATCTTGGTTGACCAGCACACCCATACCGCGCATTCCCACGGCAAGGACACGGTGGCGGCCATGGCCGCGTCCGCCTTTGCCAAGGGGTTGAAGGTCATGGGCTTTTCCGAGCATTCTCCGCGCCCGGAGGAATACGCATACCCGAGCGACTACCAGGCCAAGCTGGTAGCGGGGTTTCCCGCCTACGTCGCGGAAGTCCTGGCCGAAAAGGAGCGCTACGCGGGCCGCATGGAGATCCTCCTGGGCCTGGAGATGGACTACATGCCGGCGGAAAACGCTTTTGCCGAACAGTCCGTCGCCGCCTACCCCTATGAATACGTGATCGGCAGCGTGCATTTCCAGGGGCTGTGGGGCTTCGACTTTGCCGCCGCCGACTGGGAAACCCTGTCCGGCCAAACCCGCGCCGATATGTTCACCCGGTATTACCAGGACCAGAAACGCATGGCCGAGACCGGGCTTTTCCAGATCGCGGGGCACTGCGACCTGATCAAATTGTTCAGCAAACCGGCCTTTGACGCGTGGATACAGACCCGCGACGCGCAAAACACCGTGCGGGAAACTCTCGCGGTCATGAAGGCGAACGGCATGGCCATGGAGGTCTCCTCCGCGGGTATCCGCAAGGGTCTCGGCGAGCCGTATCCCGGCCCGGTCATCATGCGCCTTGCCAGGGAACTGGACCTGCCCGTGGCCTTCGGGTCCGACGCCCATTCCGTTGGTGACGTGGCGTTTGGGCTGGACGATCTCGCGGCCTATGCCCACGGGTTCGGTTACACCCAAAGTGCGTTTTTCCGGAACAAGGTCATGCAGATCCTGACCTTTGCCTGA
- a CDS encoding conserved hypothetical protein (Evidence 4 : Homologs of previously reported genes of unknown function), translating to MAVDPPLAGGTAAQVPAREDTLIVSLTSYPPKIPTLHLALETLLRQSLKPDALILWLAEEEFPGRENDLPHAVLALRDQGLSIRWTTNTRSYKKLVPALREYPESVIVTADDDALYSPEWLERLYADYRTQERKTMVYAHRVHRITVYENGTIYPYGLWSHAEHNEPGESFFNFATGVGGILYPPGALHSDVCDESLFLRLAPYADDIWFWAMALLNGSFIRVVENFIAPIKNVPLAKGVAAGTLYEYNSRGGNDEQFENVMRQYPDIAIKLLTELKILRRR from the coding sequence ATGGCCGTCGATCCCCCCCTTGCGGGCGGCACCGCCGCCCAGGTTCCCGCACGTGAAGACACGCTGATCGTTTCCCTGACCTCGTACCCTCCCAAAATCCCGACGCTCCACCTGGCCCTTGAAACCCTCCTGCGCCAGAGCCTGAAGCCGGACGCGCTCATCCTCTGGCTGGCGGAGGAGGAATTTCCCGGCCGGGAAAACGATCTGCCGCATGCCGTGCTCGCCCTGCGCGACCAGGGGCTTTCCATCCGCTGGACCACGAACACGCGATCGTACAAGAAGCTTGTTCCGGCCCTGCGGGAGTATCCGGAAAGCGTCATCGTCACGGCGGATGACGACGCCCTCTACTCCCCTGAATGGCTGGAACGGCTGTACGCCGACTATCGCACGCAAGAGCGGAAGACCATGGTGTACGCGCACCGGGTCCACAGGATAACGGTATACGAGAACGGAACCATTTACCCGTACGGGCTCTGGTCGCACGCTGAACACAACGAGCCGGGCGAGTCGTTTTTCAACTTCGCCACCGGGGTGGGCGGCATTTTGTACCCTCCCGGCGCGCTGCATTCCGACGTTTGCGACGAATCCCTTTTTCTGCGCCTTGCGCCGTATGCCGACGATATCTGGTTCTGGGCCATGGCCCTCCTGAACGGCAGTTTTATAAGGGTCGTGGAAAACTTCATCGCTCCCATCAAGAACGTCCCGCTGGCGAAGGGAGTCGCCGCCGGTACGCTTTATGAATACAACAGCCGTGGCGGGAACGACGAACAGTTTGAAAACGTCATGCGCCAGTATCCTGACATCGCGATCAAACTCCTGACCGAGTTGAAGATACTGCGCCGCCGCTGA
- a CDS encoding Magnesium and cobalt transporter CorA, producing the protein MAKKPTPLPVQKPRRRIAARVSLRPGTTPGTLRPIHGSPPATVTVLTCDNGSGIHSVTAVDDLEKLPAPAEKGLHWVRVAGLGSIEPLQAVADFYGIRRLALEDTLSPGWRTKLEEQGEYAFFLLQAPADVAGTHKGEHLSLFCKHGLIVTFEDTPTALVDCLWERLEKEPPSGKIQHLAELVTHMVLDLIVDSFYPHLDAKDEELAELEERISDHVPNREELNRLHRVKRDLITLRRLLTPFKELRGDVQKLHTPESIRELRPFFNDLNDHIVQAGELLDTYYEVAKSLDEISQSMLSNRMNDIIKLLTIISTVFMPLSFIAGVYGMNFDTKYPLNMPELSLPFGYVLVLLLMAGVVGGMLWFFKKKDWF; encoded by the coding sequence ATGGCGAAAAAACCCACACCGCTTCCCGTGCAGAAACCGCGGCGGCGCATCGCGGCGCGCGTTTCCCTGCGGCCGGGAACGACTCCCGGTACCTTGCGGCCCATTCACGGGTCGCCTCCGGCCACGGTAACCGTGCTCACCTGCGATAACGGGAGCGGCATCCATTCCGTAACGGCCGTTGATGATCTGGAAAAACTGCCTGCCCCTGCGGAAAAAGGCCTGCATTGGGTCCGCGTGGCGGGCCTGGGCAGCATTGAGCCCTTGCAGGCGGTGGCGGATTTTTACGGCATCCGCCGCCTCGCGTTGGAAGACACGTTGAGCCCGGGCTGGCGCACCAAACTGGAAGAGCAGGGGGAGTATGCCTTTTTCCTGCTCCAGGCCCCGGCGGACGTGGCGGGAACCCACAAGGGCGAGCATTTGAGCCTGTTCTGCAAGCACGGGCTGATCGTGACCTTTGAGGACACGCCGACGGCGCTGGTGGATTGCCTGTGGGAGAGGCTGGAAAAGGAGCCGCCGTCCGGGAAGATCCAGCACCTGGCGGAACTGGTGACCCACATGGTGCTGGATCTCATCGTGGACAGTTTTTACCCGCACCTGGACGCCAAGGACGAGGAACTGGCCGAACTGGAAGAGCGGATCAGCGACCATGTGCCCAACCGGGAGGAACTGAACCGGTTGCACCGGGTCAAGCGCGACCTTATCACGCTCAGGCGGCTGCTCACGCCGTTTAAGGAACTGCGCGGCGACGTGCAGAAGCTGCATACCCCGGAATCCATCCGGGAACTCAGGCCCTTTTTCAACGATTTGAACGACCATATCGTCCAGGCCGGGGAACTCCTCGACACGTATTACGAAGTCGCCAAATCCCTGGACGAGATCTCGCAGAGCATGCTCTCCAACCGGATGAACGACATCATCAAGCTGTTGACGATCATTTCAACGGTGTTCATGCCCTTGTCCTTTATCGCCGGGGTATACGGCATGAACTTCGACACGAAATATCCCCTGAACATGCCGGAGTTGTCCCTACCCTTCGGCTACGTGCTGGTGCTCCTGCTCATGGCCGGCGTCGTGGGCGGCATGCTCTGGTTTTTCAAGAAAAAAGACTGGTTCTGA
- a CDS encoding conserved membrane hypothetical protein (Evidence 4 : Homologs of previously reported genes of unknown function): MDTLVILVVLGSAILHAVWNAIIKGGTDKLVETAMKAGGGGLMVLLVLPFLPVPLPESRIFIAATVCIHLFYYLFIAYAYRGSDLSYAYTIMRGSSPLFTALFSVFLLHEALSASGWTGVIMLSSGVLLLAVDAVRHGGFHLPSTILALANAFVIMGYSLVDGHGVRLAGNAASYTCWVFFCNAFPITIYSIIARRGDYFRYVKKRWKYGLFGGTCSLIAYGLALWGMTRAPIAMVAALRETSVVFGMLFAVLFLKEKATPARITAVLLVLAGAAVMRA; this comes from the coding sequence ATGGATACGCTGGTCATTCTCGTTGTTCTGGGCTCGGCCATTCTCCATGCGGTCTGGAACGCCATAATCAAGGGCGGGACGGACAAGCTGGTGGAAACCGCCATGAAGGCGGGCGGCGGCGGCCTCATGGTGCTCCTCGTCCTGCCGTTTCTGCCCGTGCCGCTGCCGGAGAGCAGAATCTTCATCGCGGCCACGGTCTGCATCCATCTTTTTTACTATCTCTTCATCGCCTACGCCTACCGGGGCTCCGACCTGAGCTACGCCTACACCATCATGCGCGGCTCTTCCCCGCTGTTCACCGCGCTCTTTTCCGTGTTCCTCCTGCACGAGGCCCTTTCCGCCAGCGGCTGGACGGGCGTCATCATGCTCAGTTCCGGCGTGCTCCTCCTGGCGGTGGACGCCGTCCGCCACGGCGGGTTCCATCTGCCCTCCACCATCCTGGCGCTGGCCAACGCCTTCGTCATCATGGGCTATTCCCTGGTGGACGGGCACGGCGTGCGCCTGGCGGGCAACGCGGCCTCCTACACCTGCTGGGTCTTTTTCTGCAACGCGTTCCCCATCACCATCTATTCCATCATCGCGCGCCGGGGCGATTATTTTCGCTACGTCAAAAAACGCTGGAAATACGGCTTGTTCGGCGGGACATGCAGCCTTATAGCCTACGGCCTCGCCCTCTGGGGCATGACCCGCGCGCCCATTGCCATGGTCGCGGCCCTAAGGGAAACCTCGGTGGTTTTCGGCATGCTGTTCGCCGTGCTGTTTTTGAAGGAAAAGGCCACCCCCGCCAGAATAACCGCCGTGCTGCTGGTGCTCGCGGGCGCGGCCGTCATGCGCGCGTAA
- a CDS encoding hypothetical protein (Evidence 5 : No homology to any previously reported sequences), whose protein sequence is MDTILILAALAVLMLFWKRPRRRVTGIALFCMTLASTVLLFKHHITSELPLVF, encoded by the coding sequence ATGGATACTATCCTCATTCTGGCGGCGCTGGCGGTGCTCATGCTGTTCTGGAAGCGGCCGCGGCGCAGAGTAACGGGCATTGCGCTGTTCTGCATGACCCTGGCCAGCACGGTGCTTTTGTTCAAGCACCACATCACGTCCGAACTCCCGCTGGTGTTCTGA
- a CDS encoding conserved hypothetical protein (Evidence 4 : Homologs of previously reported genes of unknown function): protein MAHKKIERKKELDRRRKRREERLKARVREAKAASKS, encoded by the coding sequence ATGGCTCACAAGAAGATCGAACGCAAAAAAGAACTGGACCGCCGCCGTAAACGCCGCGAAGAACGCCTGAAGGCCCGCGTGCGCGAAGCCAAGGCCGCGTCCAAGTCCTGA
- a CDS encoding RfaE bifunctional protein: MAALSHPNVLELDALLARLAPLRAAGKTIVFTNGCFDIVHPGHVDLLERAKAEGDVLVLGLNSDASVRRQGKGADRPFNTYEARAFVLAHLRSVDFVTGFDDDTPLALITAVQPDVLVKGGDWPVDRIVGNEAVIARGGRVLSLPLIEGFSTTGLAERIRCGCE, encoded by the coding sequence GTGGCCGCCCTTTCCCACCCCAACGTTCTGGAACTCGACGCGCTCCTGGCGCGGCTCGCGCCCCTGCGCGCGGCGGGCAAAACCATCGTGTTCACCAACGGCTGCTTCGACATCGTGCATCCGGGCCATGTGGATCTTCTGGAACGGGCCAAAGCCGAGGGCGACGTGCTGGTGCTGGGCCTTAATTCCGATGCGTCGGTCCGCCGCCAGGGCAAGGGGGCTGACAGGCCGTTCAATACTTACGAAGCCAGGGCCTTTGTGCTGGCCCACCTGCGGTCCGTGGATTTCGTGACCGGATTTGACGACGATACGCCGCTCGCGCTTATCACGGCGGTGCAACCGGACGTTCTGGTCAAAGGCGGGGACTGGCCCGTGGACCGGATCGTGGGCAACGAAGCGGTCATTGCCAGGGGCGGCCGGGTATTATCATTGCCTCTGATCGAGGGATTTTCCACAACAGGGTTGGCGGAACGCATCCGTTGCGGCTGCGAATGA